The genomic stretch AAGGTTGTAATTCATTAGTGTGAGCCAGTTTCTTGTTCATTTGTACTAGTGGAAGGTGAATGTGAAAATTTGGCTTGGTCTGGTGTTTATGCATTGATGGCCTGGGCGATGCGCTCATAGAGGGACATGACCTTGGTCTTCAGGTCCTCCATGTAGGGCTCCAGCATGGTCTGCAGGTTCTGGGTATGCGGCGAGATCGTGTCCTTCAAATCACCAGCAATGCTTGTGAGCTGCTCCTTGTACTCTGCAACGTAGGGGTTGGCCAAGCTGCGCAGCTCCTCCAGGCGCTCATTCAGCCTAGAGCGGACTGTCTCCACCATGGGCATAAGCTTGGCTTTTGTCTCCTCCACATTAACTGCCACCTGGCCGCGCATCTCTTCCATCAGGGGCTGCAGCTTGGTCTTCAAAGCCTCCACTTCCTCTTGGCTCTTGGTCATGTAATCATTGAAAATGGGCTCCATCTTAGCACGGTACTCTTCAATGTGTTGTTGTACCACCCGCTGCAGTTCTTCACGTTTGGGCTCCAGCTGAATACGTAGCTCGTCGATGTCAGCCATGACCTTGCCGCGCACCTGTGCAGTCATCTCTGTGAGCTGGGCTGAGACTGTCTCGCCGTAAGGGGTCAGGGTGTGAGATGATGTCTGGACGTACGTATGGAGATTATTCAGGCTCTCTGACAGCTTCATCCTGACAGCAACAACCGGAAGGGTTTGAGAAAGACAAGAGGGAGGATGAGAGGTGCAGGGAGGACTGAACTACTGCATTAATATAATTTGGAAGAGAAATAGCTTGGTATCAGAAACACAAATGGAAAAAATAGCAAATAATAGAAAAATGCTGCATGCAAAAAATAGTGTTATATTATTTCTTTTTTACTTGTACTGAGCAAAGTCAGTTCCATCCAGGTGGTCCAGGGTCCTCTGGGCGGACTCCTTCACCTGGTTCATGTAGAGCATGGTGGCAGCCCTCACCTGCTCCAGTGAGGAGGGGGCATCGTTCTGGACGGCCCTGGCCTGGGAGCCTGTGCAAGGTCACATTCAAACAGCCTCAAGTTGGTATGAGTGAGTTATGGGTCAATTTTAAAAGCAATTACACACAATATCCCGTGATCCTGAAGCAGAGGAACAGATACTAACCGACAGCCAGCAAGAGGGTCAATGCACAAGCCAAAAATTTCATGGTGAACTCCTGAGAATGGGAGGAAAGGAACAGTGTTGTAACATTCCTACTCAAATACTTTAGTGAATAAAAATAACTTTGAATGATTAAAAATAGAATAAGAATAACTTTGTGATAAGAACAGTGAATAACTCTAGTGGTCAAAAAATGCCAAGCCTTTAAAATCAGCTCAAACTGACTTACTCGAAAAGCACCTCTGATACCAAGAGCTATTTTCCACCGACATTTTTGATCCCTTCCAGTCATTCATAATACAGTTGGCATTTCAAGTGATCTTACTTCATAGTACAGGTTAATATTCTCCATGTTCCCACCTGAATGAATTTCTCTTACCTGAAGGGTTGCTGCTCTGTGAGACTGAGAAAGACTCATAAGACTGAATAGCTTATATAGGTCTGTAAATCCACATGTAAAAGGTGAACCTTAGCCCCATGCCAACCACCTGGAAGACCTAGCTCAAAGGTCACtgacagaaaaaaaacccaacgggATGGGGCGAGATATCTAGTGAAAGACAAAGACACACTGTTCTCAGTAAGGTTGCTATCAGTGATATGTACCAAAGTCCCTTCCTCTCAGAAACAGATAGCCACAGATGAGCATGGTTAACCCTTCTCAGTGGTACACAATGATGTAATATCATCATATCTCCATTTCATATTACAGACATAATGACTGGTATAGCATGGCAAATAGGGAGACTGCTCTTTTAACTGGATCCAGATTCAAGCTCATATTTCCTGTTTTGGCATCGGGCCTCATCATGCTGAAGTGTCCTGGAGGA from Lampris incognitus isolate fLamInc1 chromosome 8, fLamInc1.hap2, whole genome shotgun sequence encodes the following:
- the apoa1a gene encoding apolipoprotein A-I, translated to MSLSQSHRAATLQEFTMKFLACALTLLLAVGSQARAVQNDAPSSLEQVRAATMLYMNQVKESAQRTLDHLDGTDFAQYKMKLSESLNNLHTYVQTSSHTLTPYGETVSAQLTEMTAQVRGKVMADIDELRIQLEPKREELQRVVQQHIEEYRAKMEPIFNDYMTKSQEEVEALKTKLQPLMEEMRGQVAVNVEETKAKLMPMVETVRSRLNERLEELRSLANPYVAEYKEQLTSIAGDLKDTISPHTQNLQTMLEPYMEDLKTKVMSLYERIAQAINA